The following is a genomic window from Brachionichthys hirsutus isolate HB-005 chromosome 10, CSIRO-AGI_Bhir_v1, whole genome shotgun sequence.
GTGTATTTTATAACCTAATTTTTAGGAGTTAAGTTTTTTAAACTTTACAAACAGttattcatattcattcatgATTTTCTTTACATTGTCATCCCTAAACATTAATACAGTATAAAATACAGACACTAGAAAAACTAAagaaaagtcacatttaaaGTCCTAAAATTGAgttgtgtaataaaaaaaaaaaaaaaaaaagttttcagATAAAAGAATCATTTCTGCAGTCCTAACCTGTCTTGCATTTCTCCTTCACCCTCTCACTATGAGTCCGtgtataatccccccccccccgcctgcagcTGACGGCGTGTCTCTTTGTGTCCTCAGCGCCGCGGTGGCTGGACAGCCAGAAGTCGACAGAAACCAGGCAGAGCACCCTGATGGGGTACTGCCACTCGCTGCTCAACCTGCCCCCCCACATCGCCCGCTGCAAACACATGGCCAGATTCTTCAAGGTCCGGCCGGAGGACGAAAACCCACCGGCTCAAAACACGTCAGTAACACGGCACCACCACTTCCACTCTAAGAGATGTGTAATAAGGAAGAcctgctgtttaaaaaaatgaaagctgattttatttctcctcttcaGACTGAAAAGAAACGAGACGTTTGTGGCGTCCAGGGAGCTGGCCAGAGGCGTGGCGTCCGGtaagtcattttatttaaaaataaaataaagaattaaagcaaaTTCAGCCTGAAATTCTCCACAAGCTGCAGTGAAAGCATCTCCCTGTCTTCAGACATCTCTGGGCCCATCGTCCTGGACAGCTACAGGGTCATCGCAGACTTCACCAAGACATCCAAACACGAGATCAACCTCAGCACGGGAGACCTGGTGGAGATCGTGGAGAAGAATCAGAACGGTAAGAAGAGCCGAGAGGTTCAACCCACAGGTGGAACCGGCTCATCCAACGCCTTCTCGTTTGTCTTACTGAGTTTGTTTTACTCTGGGATCATTTCCAAACCCACAACTTCCTGCCAGTCTGAACCATTTCATAATTCTGTGCTTTACTTCCTGTGCTCAGGTTGGTGGTTCTGCCAGTGTGAGTCCAAACGGGGCTGGGTTCCTGCCGCCTATCTGGAACCTCTGGATGGACCAGAAGAGGCCGAGGACCCTGAACCAGACTATGAAGGTCAGCTGCTCCCTTTTGTTTTGACCTAATTCAAGGGGTTTCAGTTTTTAACAGCGGGGTGGCGTTCCTGCAGGAGAGCTGCACGTCACCGCCAACGCCTACCAGGCGGAGCAGGGGGACGAGCTCTCTCTGGAGGTCGGCGAATACGTAGAGGTCATTCACAAGCTGCTGGATGGCTGGTGGGTCGTCAGGTGAGGCCGACACACGGGTGACATTAAAGCAGCTGATTACAGGTATCCAGTGAGGttcagtctttgttttttttacaggaaaGGGGAGGAGACTGGTTACTTCCCCACCATGTTTCTGAACAAGGCTggaaagagagaggcagagcaCACGAACCTGCGTCGGCAGAAACTGCCACCTCGAAGGTGCGACAGTCGTTCAGCTCAAAATGCTGAACGTTTCACTGAATTACTGCGTCGGGATGTTCCAGGAAAACCCAAaggaaagaacaaacaaacaaaatgaatacaattatgGAGCGACTTATTATTGTTTAAACTAAACCCTGATATTGTGAAGTTCTGCACGTTGTTTCTCTGTggtcgcaaaaaaaaaagagagaaatgtgtTGGACTTTCCTTCTTGCTGCATCGCAAGTTTGTGATAATTTCATTTGTTAAAACTAAAACgctatttgttcatttttgtatggagaaatttgtttatttttatgcaatcaaacaaaaaaaaggatttgcaaCCAAAGAAAAGATTTGTTcccaaaaaaagatttgcaaccaaaagtAATGATgttgataaataataatttctctCCATATTTTTGCACACATGTAAGATTTTTACATTAGCATTTCTCCATGTTAGCCTGTTAGCCTTCCAAGGTACTTCCATGAAGGTTCCTCTCTGTCAGGATAAAAACCTTTTCTGGCCCTAGACACGTATAATTTACAATGATAGAAGGAATTACACTAACTCGATCACCTCTACTCAACAATACTATGTTGAGTACTTGCTATGTGTTTCAGGTCCACCATTCGAAATGCCAAGAGCATCCACAACAAGTCTCGCAAGCAGCTGAGCCAGGACGCGTACCGTCGGAACAGCCGCCGGTACCTCCAGCAGAAGGGCGGCCGCCCGGCCGAGCCGCGCAGGCCGCCCAGCAACTCGGCCAAGTCGCCgctgagggagaggaagaaccaaggtcagaggtcaacttAGATCCGAGTGAAAACATGGAGGGCCGAAACGCGCGGCTACACATAATGATGATGCTTTTTGCAACCGACAGACAACGTCCCCGAGCCGTCTGGCACCGGTTCGGAGAGCGAGCCGAAGAAGGAGGTGCCGGTCATTCCTCCCCGACCGAGTCCGGAGCTGATCCTGGAGCGCTGCAGCGACAACACCCGCAAGAAAGTCAGCGTCCATAAGTCCCAGACCAATTCCACCATTTAGGATTCAGCACACACTTAAAAAGTCTCGCAAGAGTTTAAGCTGCATGAagtttcctttttgtttgttttggtacATGTGTCTGCAAATATGATGGAGTCATGGGAGTGGCAACATCAAAGGATTCCAAAATCCACTTACCAGCACCtcgaagaaagaaaaaaacatttgtgatatgcatatttgcataaaatgcatccaaagataaaataaaagcttcagcttaaaaaaaaaaaaaagaatatctgtGTTTATAGAACATTTATTGAGCTGCTGTATCTGTAACTATAGTTACAAACCGTCATTCTGAGAAAGTAAAGTTGGCGAAGGTTTAGGGTTTAATTTAAGTTGGTTATATTTCTTAATATCAGTGTTAGTATGTCTGAATAGctgcaaaaaaagaataatgatTTACAAAATACGCCGTCGTATACATGATGTACAGAAGAGTATAAATGCTCCGAAAACGAAGCGTTGAGGTCCATTTGTTTGGATGGCAACACAAGAAAAATCGATATTACTAATAAATGTGtcccaaaaaaaagcatttggaCGATGTGTATGCCGAGTTCCATCAAAACCTGCAGTAGGCTACGGACTTCGGGTGTtcacggagacagacaggggGACAGTTTTTCAGTAAGACCCCCGCATGAGACGTtcaattgtaaaaaaaagagataaatgaacaaattaaaatacttGACCCCGACGTGATTTGAACACGCAACCTTCTGATCTGGAGTCAGACGCGCTACCGTTGCGCCACGAGGTCCTGTGCGGCAGTACGGGagattacatatatataaaataatagcACACAGTTAGCTTCCACACTGCCTCGCTGTGATGTGATTGGTAGCAAACGTCGTTAGCTGGTCAGCTAATGGTGACTGACACCAGAAGAAGAGCTCGTGGTGACGCGTCACGCGTGTGAGTAACAGATAGATCAATTTGTGTGGATTACTGTAAGAAACCCCGAAAGCGGCCTGCATGTCCCTGGTGGTCTAGTGGTTAGGATTCGGCGCTCTCACCGCCGCggcccgggttcgattcccggtcaggGAACGTCTTTTACTACTTGTGACgactactgtacttccggcttgtcccgtgaggggtcgccaaa
Proteins encoded in this region:
- the ncf1 gene encoding neutrophil cytosol factor 1, whose product is MEETYVRLVELLGFEKRFFPSQHYVYMMMVKWSDLSEKLIYRTYPEFHTFHKSLKEMFPIEAGQIEKRDRIIPSLPAPRWLDSQKSTETRQSTLMGYCHSLLNLPPHIARCKHMARFFKVRPEDENPPAQNTLKRNETFVASRELARGVASDISGPIVLDSYRVIADFTKTSKHEINLSTGDLVEIVEKNQNGWWFCQCESKRGWVPAAYLEPLDGPEEAEDPEPDYEGELHVTANAYQAEQGDELSLEVGEYVEVIHKLLDGWWVVRKGEETGYFPTMFLNKAGKREAEHTNLRRQKLPPRRSTIRNAKSIHNKSRKQLSQDAYRRNSRRYLQQKGGRPAEPRRPPSNSAKSPLRERKNQDNVPEPSGTGSESEPKKEVPVIPPRPSPELILERCSDNTRKKVSVHKSQTNSTI